The window AAAAGCTGGGACGACACCAATGCGCTGTGCAGTGGCATTTGTATCGGTCACTCCTATCCAACCAGAGTGAGCATGACATATTGAAAGCAGTTTGACAGGTACAACCATTCTGCGACCAAGACCTTGACAAGATCTCTGCAGCCATATCGTATCACTGTGGGGTTGTCAGACTGGAGATTGCAGGGTGCCCAGTGACACCTGGTTTGGCtatcaacctcaccaaacACTCTCCCAGCATTGATGCCAAGCAAATGTCGGGCGTCAGTGTGGAATGCTGCGAAGAGGCTTCCCATGAGACATTGGCCGCACTCGGCGGACTCTGAGCGTTGTGAGACATTTCTCAGATAAAccggtgggttggggttgtcaGATTAGTTGTCTTCGTCTTCCACTTCCTCAAGCGTCACCCCATGAGGAACCTTGCTTGGGGCAGATTGCTGGGTGTCAGGCGCCCGAAGGTAGCCTTCCCGTTCCAATTGATCAGCTTCTTCAGGCTCGAGGAGGCCGCCTTGTCCCTTGCCCTTTTCAATCTTCATACGCACATGTGTGGGAACGAATGCGCTGACCGCCTCCTTCCGCAAGTCTCTCACCACCGGCTTGGCCTCGTACACTGTCTTGGACTCCACAACTGGTGCTGGCGTGGCAGAATTTTCTGACTGAGCCCTTTCTGCCACTGGCTCCTGGTTTGCGTTTCTTTTGGCCCGACGCTTGGCGTACCATTCGTCCATGATCTCTTTGGGGATGGGCGGCGGTGTGTCTCGCGGCATAGGTATTCTTCTCACGTCCTCGGGAACATCACTGTCGTCACTcgactcgtcctcgtctcTTCTCCGCTTCCCAAGTACTCCGTCGTTTCTCTGGCCTGGCTTTGACGGACCCCCACGACCAAACTGGGGCGCTCGGTCTCCGAGAGCTTCACGAGCTTTCTTGACTGCCTTCAAGTCCTTCTCCAACGCCTCGAGTGATTGCTCTTCGAGAGCGGTAAGCTTCCCGCCGCCTTCTTTTATAGCCTTAAGATCGTTGATTTGCTGTTCTATTCTGGCCGGATTCCTCTGGGCGAGCTTCTCGTTTCTTCTTGCTTGCTGCTCTGCTTTGCCTGTGGACGCGCAGCATGTTAGTCATCGGCCTCAGCACAGTCATTGGGAAGAGAAAACGCACCTTTCTTgacagccttggccttgtcaGCCTTGTGCTGGGCCTGTACTGGGTTGtacttcttttcttttgccaTGCTGCAAGTCCGCTGCTAAACTCAGGAGCCCGCGTGTTCTCGATATTGTCCCGGTTGCCTTGTTGACGTGCCGATGTAGTGATAGCTGAGTCTACAATCTCGTTCCTTTTCAACAGCTGCTTCGGTGATCTTGCAGTGACGCGACCTAGCAGCTGGACTTAGCGGTGCCAAGACATGAAAGCACAGACCACACCCCGCCATCTGGCCGGCCGGTTTGAGCACTCGCAGGAGCCGTTACCCCTCCAACAATTGTTGACGCAGCCCCTCTGGCGCAAGCTGCCCAATCAGTGCGGGAGAGAACGAGTTGGGTCGTCATGATTTAAGCTTGTCTCCATCTGCGCGCGACTGCTTGGTCTCCTGCGTGGAGGCACACCAGAGACGCTTGACATCATCTTCCGGTCTTCTCCTGAGCTTTGTTATGTACCGGCATCCCATCTCTTAACCCCTACTGCTGGAACAGACAACGGACAGGCCGCAGGGTAGTCGGCAGACATCAGCATACCTTACTATTAGGTTATTTATCGACTTGCAGAGACAAGGTCAAGTCATCACATCTCCACACATCGCTTCGGCGCACCCCTGACACCGCCATGGCGAGCTTCATGGCCAATCTATTCCCCGGTGGGAAACAGGACAATCGCCCCTCCACACCGATCAAAACCAACTTCACAACCCCAGTCTGCACTCCACAGGGCAGCCCCAGCAAGCGAACAGTACCTCCCGGCGCCCATGATCTTCCTACCGCCGCCTTTGATGGTCTGAAGCTCGCAGCACCGCCCGGCATGGGTATCCTCGACAGTCCCGTCAAGCTGGGTCGTCCACAAAGTGTTGCGGCCCCATTATCTCCTGGCAAGAGCAACGTGCAGCATTTCGAGGAGGGGCCATCGGCCGTTGAGCATAGTCTTGTCCACAAGAACGCCACGCAGGGTGGCAGTCCCCTGAGAAGCCACATGCAAGAAAACACACCACCCATCTCGCTGCGCGACCCTTTCCAAGAGCCGACATATCAGCCAAGTCATGCCGCCCTCTCTCGTCAAGAGCTCTACCAGCCacgagagcgagagagaccGCAAGGGACTGTCAAGAAGTTCAACACGACACGGGGTCTCACCGCCGAGGAGCGAGAGATCTTGTCAAAGCCAAACGTTAAGCGCTTGGTCAATGTCACTCAGTTGTGTAAGTCTAGTTTCAGTACTCATGATGAGCATCCCTGCTGATACATACGACGGATAGACTTCCTCGATTACTACTTTGATCTCCTGACCTATGTCGGTCAAAGACAGAACCGCCTCAATGCATTCAAGGCGGAATATCCCGAGCCGCCCGAGACCGACCCAGAGACGTACAAGCAAATGTGGTCAAAGTACGCCGGTCGAGAACGCGCCAATCTCCGCAAGAGGCGAGTCCGGTTGAGGCAAGGTGATTTCCAGATTCTCACCCAAGTTGGCCAGGGCGGTTACGGACAAGTCTTCCTCGCGCAAAAGAAGGATACCAAGGAGGTGTGCGCGCTCAAGGTGATGAGCAAAAAGCTGCTGTTCAAGCTCGACGAGATTAGACATGTCTTGACGGAGAGAGACATTCTGACAACGGCCAAGAGCGAGTGGCTGGTCCGCCTGCTGTACTCGTTCCAGGATGACAAGAATATCTATCTTGCCATGGAATACGTACCAGGCGGTGACTTCCGGAcgcttctcaacaacacTGGGGTGTTGTCCAACAGGCATGCACGGTTCTACATCGCGGAAATGTTCTGCTCGGTTGATGCCTTGCACCAGCTGGGCTACATTCATCGCGATCTCAAGCCGGAAAACTTCCTGGTCGACTCCACCGGCCATGTGAAGCTCACTGATTTTGGCCTGGCGGCCGGTTTCCTCGCACCCGCTAAGATCGAGTCGATGAGGATCCGGCTGGAGAAGGCGTCCGAGACGTCGGTTCCGTTCGGTAAGCCAATGGACCAGCGTACGGTGGCAGAGCGTCGGGAGGGATATCGGTCCATGAGGGACAAGGATGTGAACTACGCCAAGTCGATTGTCGGCTCGCCAGATTACATGGCTCCCGAGGTGCTCAGGGGAGAGGAGTATGACTTTACGGTTGATTACTGGAGTTTGGGGTGCATGTTGTTTGAGGCGTTGACGGGGTTCCCCCCGTTTGCCGGCAGCAACGCGGATGAGACGTGGAGGAACCTGAAGCACTGGCGGGAGGTGCTGAAGAGGCCGGTGTGGGAAGATCCGAGCTACTTTTTGAGCAACCGGACATGGAACTTTATCACAACGTGAGTACCACCCACCATAAAGGCAACGTTGTCGGGGATCAGAAAACTGACACAGTTCGAAGTTGCATCAACTCCCGATCCAAGCgcttctccaacatcaaggaTATCCAGAACCACCCTTACTTTGCCGAAGTGGACTGGGAAATACTCAGAGAGACCAAGGCGCCGTTCGTCCCCGAGCTCGACTCCGAGACGGACGCCGGCTACTTTGACGACTTTTCCAACGAGGCAGATATGGCAAAGTACAAGGAAGTGCACGACAAGCAGCAGGCACTTGAGGGCATGGCCGAcagggatgatgagatgagcaAGAGCTTGTTTGTCGGGTTTACCTTCCGGCACCGCAAGCCGGCGAATGAGGATGGCAGCAGCCCAAGAAAGAAGATTCCGTTTGAGGAGGACGCGGCCCCTTCTTTTGGCACCATGCTGTAGGCTCAGCAGAGGAGGTCCAAGGGGGCGCATTTGCAGTCCTCGCCTGGGAAGCCGAGGGACTGGATGAAGGAGCTGAGGGTGGCACAGGaagaggtggagaggagaaggagggagttTAAGTTGATGTGAGGGAGGTTCTGTTCAATCATGTTTGTGCTTGTATTTGATTACCTTACTAGCCTTGAGTACTTGGTTTAGTGTTTGCATTGCTTTTCGAGAGCCGCGGCGTCGTTGATGCGTTTTGACAGGGAAGGGGATAGATGGCGGGAAGGCAAGGCAAGAAAGGCAAGAAAGGCAAGCAGGATAATTGTGTTAGTTTACCGTAGTATGAACTTGTACTTTTGTAGAACAACAGGCTGTGGGTATGTCAGCAAAGCAAGGGAAATTAGTTGTCAAGTGATCATCTTTGCAGATAGTATGCTGCCGCCTCAGGCTGCCGGGTCTGGGATGCTGTGTTGCAGACGCGTAATTCGAGACATTGGAGATGGTAGACAAGAGAAATATCTGATGCCTTGGTGACAAGTGACAAGTAACAGCATTACACCACATTGTCGTCGTCAGCCTGGATGTAAACGATTGGCCAATCCAACACCGGGATCTAATCTGGAAATGTGATCTCCACTCTGGGCCCAGTTTGATGGAATCGATAACTTATTATAATCCCTGAGGGCGATCATGTTTGTCACGATGGCTTGGCATTTGTAACAGATTCAGGGCACCCTCGCAGCCCTAAAGATGGGGATTTTGGGTatgaaaagagaaaaaaaagatatcCACCAAAGACGTCATTGGATGGAAAGAGCCAGGGGGGAAAGGTAAATAAAGAAGTAAGTGACGACGCTTCAAGGTGGCGGGTGGAAGTTGAGATGGAACTTGCCGGCCGGTGTGTTTGGGACTGATTCTGCCCCCAACAAACGCCCTTGGATTTGGCATCTGGCATGCGCAGCCGACACATGCGGGCTCTGTCTAACATGTCGTCCATCACAGACAGACGGGCTGCTGCTTACATGTAGCTACACGGCAGGCAGTGGCAGGTAGCAAGACCGACGCCCAATCGCTTCTGACTTTTGGCTTTGCTCCCCGAAAACAGTACGAATGCATTCCCCACCCCAGCCCTGCCGCCTTACCTCTCGGTCCCGAGAGTGAGTTTCAGGATTTCTTTCAAGGATCTGGAGCTGAATAGATGAGATGGTATTCGAGAAGGAAAGGCTCAACACACTCGGTGTTTTTCGGCCCGGTCCCGCTGATGTATTATTGCGTGGCCGTCTTGGCGGTACGAGATCGGGCCATTCTTTTGGTAGAGCCGCAAGCAGGACATCATTCCCATAGGGTTGCTATTTTCAACCACAGGTATCTAGATAATGTAGGTGCCGTACACGGCAAAGAAAAGGTATGGATTATCAAATGGACGCGCGGCCTATCAGTCCCAGTGGCGTCTCTAGTCTCGAACACAGCAGTTGGACGATGTTGTTGCTCAACAGGAACCCAACAGCCAGATGCCTGACGATAATCCgagctttttttctttcattCTTGCTCTGATCATCCCAACTCAACTTTGCTCGGTCGAGGAGCTAGCGACCTCGGGGCTAAAGCCAGACCTGCAGCGTCCGTCATAGCTCGGCGCCCATAGCCTTCCGTTGTCGTCTTAACGTTGGGCAGACCGAAAGATTGGACTGCTTGGACTCAGCACTAGTTGGTCCGCTTGAAGATCCCGCACCTCCACCTCTGCCGTCTGCCGTATCGCCCGGGTGAGATATGTTATTTGTTGTTTTCTCGTTGTATCAACCTCGCTGAGGTACTTGTTGATCGGTATAACGTAGGGGGTTATataaacccccctcccaccatcCCTTGTTTTCCTGTCTTGTGTTGTCTCATCCCAACCTCTTCActtctctcccccacctcccacctcaccttgttatcctcctctccttcaacctcatcgTCAACGCTACTGCTCTTTTATTGTCCCTTCCTTGACCATCAAAATGAGACCCTCAACCATGACGGCCTTCCTTGCCCCGGCGGCCGCCAACGCCCAGTGGTACGGCGGTGCCCCCGAGTGCGCTGTAAGCCCCCCCTTCCAATTCTCCATCAACAATACCTCCAactaacccccccacccccc is drawn from Podospora pseudocomata strain CBS 415.72m chromosome 1 map unlocalized CBS415.72m_1, whole genome shotgun sequence and contains these coding sequences:
- a CDS encoding uncharacterized protein (EggNog:ENOG503P3KU; COG:S), which gives rise to MAKEKKYNPVQAQHKADKAKAVKKGKAEQQARRNEKLAQRNPARIEQQINDLKAIKEGGGKLTALEEQSLEALEKDLKAVKKAREALGDRAPQFGRGGPSKPGQRNDGVLGKRRRDEDESSDDSDVPEDVRRIPMPRDTPPPIPKEIMDEWYAKRRAKRNANQEPVAERAQSENSATPAPVVESKTVYEAKPVVRDLRKEAVSAFVPTHVRMKIEKGKGQGGLLEPEEADQLEREGYLRAPDTQQSAPSKVPHGVTLEEVEDEDN
- the DBF2 gene encoding serine/threonine-protein kinase dbf2 (BUSCO:EOG09261AMX; EggNog:ENOG503NVV5; COG:T), producing the protein MASFMANLFPGGKQDNRPSTPIKTNFTTPVCTPQGSPSKRTVPPGAHDLPTAAFDGLKLAAPPGMGILDSPVKLGRPQSVAAPLSPGKSNVQHFEEGPSAVEHSLVHKNATQGGSPLRSHMQENTPPISLRDPFQEPTYQPSHAALSRQELYQPRERERPQGTVKKFNTTRGLTAEEREILSKPNVKRLVNVTQLYFLDYYFDLLTYVGQRQNRLNAFKAEYPEPPETDPETYKQMWSKYAGRERANLRKRRVRLRQGDFQILTQVGQGGYGQVFLAQKKDTKEVCALKVMSKKLLFKLDEIRHVLTERDILTTAKSEWLVRLLYSFQDDKNIYLAMEYVPGGDFRTLLNNTGVLSNRHARFYIAEMFCSVDALHQLGYIHRDLKPENFLVDSTGHVKLTDFGLAAGFLAPAKIESMRIRLEKASETSVPFGKPMDQRTVAERREGYRSMRDKDVNYAKSIVGSPDYMAPEVLRGEEYDFTVDYWSLGCMLFEALTGFPPFAGSNADETWRNLKHWREVLKRPVWEDPSYFLSNRTWNFITTCINSRSKRFSNIKDIQNHPYFAEVDWEILRETKAPFVPELDSETDAGYFDDFSNEADMAKYKEVHDKQQALEGMADRDDEMSKSLFVGFTFRHRKPANEDGSSPRKKIPFEEDAAPSFGTML